Proteins encoded together in one Sphingomonas radiodurans window:
- a CDS encoding TspO/MBR family protein, with protein sequence MTKKTTNGGLSPRWSAGVAIGVVVGALVVGGRASPSPDNPKTKRWYDRLRKPAFTPPAPVFALAWPVIQAGQAYSGYRLLRADGSPERNTALALWGANQVGIAGWSEIFFGQRAPGWATAGSAVVGGSAIGHVAASRDVDQRAAIAGLPLVAWVGFATLLAEEIWRRNDTV encoded by the coding sequence ATGACCAAGAAAACAACGAATGGCGGCTTATCACCGCGGTGGTCTGCGGGTGTCGCCATTGGCGTCGTAGTCGGGGCTCTGGTGGTGGGCGGACGTGCCAGCCCGTCACCCGATAACCCGAAGACGAAGCGCTGGTATGACCGGCTGCGCAAGCCGGCCTTCACGCCGCCCGCACCTGTCTTCGCATTGGCCTGGCCGGTGATCCAGGCGGGCCAGGCGTATAGCGGGTACAGACTTCTGCGTGCCGATGGATCGCCGGAGCGGAACACGGCGCTGGCCTTGTGGGGCGCCAATCAGGTGGGCATTGCCGGGTGGAGCGAAATCTTCTTCGGCCAGCGGGCGCCGGGTTGGGCGACGGCCGGCTCGGCGGTCGTTGGGGGCAGCGCGATCGGCCACGTGGCGGCCAGCCGCGATGTCGATCAGCGCGCCGCGATCGCTGGGTTGCCACTGGTTGCCTGGGTAGGCTTTGCGACGCTCCTCGCCGAGGAGATCTGGCGGCGGAACGACACCGTTTGA
- a CDS encoding lipocalin-like domain-containing protein, translated as MTDLLGTWTLVSCISQRGDTEVSTFGEPPAGQLQYTADGRMSAFLMDPAWAAAGNPVADGFTEFFSYGGLWRRDGDMVTHDILFASQPSRVGTSFTRQIVAVDDDTVELVTKPEVSKSGRTYVTRLLWKRVGTAQDMAAR; from the coding sequence ATGACGGACCTGCTTGGCACCTGGACACTCGTCTCGTGCATCAGCCAGCGCGGCGACACCGAAGTGTCGACCTTCGGCGAGCCACCCGCTGGTCAGCTACAATATACCGCCGACGGCCGCATGTCGGCGTTCCTGATGGATCCGGCATGGGCGGCCGCGGGCAATCCCGTCGCCGACGGCTTCACCGAATTCTTTTCCTACGGCGGCCTCTGGCGCCGCGATGGCGACATGGTGACGCACGACATCCTATTCGCCTCGCAACCCTCGCGCGTCGGCACCAGCTTCACTCGTCAGATCGTCGCGGTGGACGATGACACGGTCGAGCTCGTCACGAAGCCCGAGGTGTCGAAGTCCGGCCGGACCTATGTGACTCGCCTGCTGTGGAAGCGTGTCGGCACGGCGCAGGATATGGCGGCGCGGTGA
- the dinB gene encoding DNA polymerase IV: MPAGSTRKIIHVDMDAFFASVEQRDDPSLRGRPVAVGHAAARGVVAAASYEARAFGVKSALPSVTALRRCPDLVFVPPRFDVYKSVSRQIHAIFAEFTDLIQPLSLDEAYLDVTENLAGLPTAWATAKAIRARIAAETGLTASAGISYNKFLAKLASDHRKPNGQFAVTPDMGAAWVETLPVSRFHGVGPVTAAKMKRLGIETGADLRAKSRDFLERHFGSAAGWYHAIARGEDDRPVNPNRVRKSSGSETTFNRDLTDPAEIEAGVLRMADDVWEWCEKAQAFGRTVTVKIKFQDFRQITRSRSHTGTVTSRGLLHATSLDLVRSIYPPGTGIRLVGVTVSNFDAPAADETGTLPLFGDAQLACAS; encoded by the coding sequence ATGCCGGCCGGATCTACTCGCAAGATCATCCATGTTGACATGGACGCCTTCTTCGCCTCGGTGGAGCAGCGTGATGATCCATCGCTGCGCGGGCGACCGGTAGCGGTGGGCCATGCCGCGGCGCGCGGGGTGGTCGCGGCCGCCAGCTACGAGGCGCGCGCGTTCGGGGTTAAGTCCGCGCTGCCCTCGGTCACCGCGCTGCGGCGCTGCCCCGATCTCGTGTTCGTGCCGCCGCGGTTCGATGTCTACAAGTCGGTGTCGCGGCAGATCCACGCGATTTTCGCCGAGTTCACCGACCTCATCCAACCGCTGTCGCTCGACGAGGCGTATCTCGACGTGACGGAGAACCTCGCCGGGCTGCCCACGGCGTGGGCGACCGCCAAGGCTATCCGCGCGCGCATTGCGGCGGAAACCGGTCTAACTGCCTCGGCCGGCATTTCGTACAACAAGTTCCTGGCAAAGCTCGCCTCTGATCATCGCAAGCCCAACGGCCAGTTCGCGGTAACGCCCGACATGGGCGCGGCCTGGGTCGAGACGCTGCCGGTGTCACGCTTCCACGGGGTCGGCCCGGTGACGGCGGCGAAGATGAAGCGGCTCGGGATCGAGACCGGCGCCGATCTTCGCGCCAAGTCGCGCGACTTCCTCGAACGGCATTTCGGCAGCGCCGCCGGTTGGTATCACGCGATCGCGCGTGGCGAGGACGATCGTCCAGTGAACCCCAATCGCGTGCGCAAGTCGTCAGGGTCGGAGACCACCTTCAACCGCGACTTGACCGACCCGGCCGAGATCGAGGCCGGCGTGCTGCGCATGGCCGACGACGTGTGGGAATGGTGTGAGAAAGCCCAAGCCTTCGGCCGCACCGTGACGGTGAAGATCAAGTTCCAGGATTTCCGCCAGATCACCCGCAGCCGCAGCCACACAGGCACGGTAACCTCGCGCGGCCTGCTGCACGCGACGAGCCTCGATCTGGTCCGCTCGATCTACCCGCCCGGGACCGGCATCCGGCTGGTCGGCGTGACAGTGTCGAACTTCGACGCACCGGCCGCGGACGAAACCGGAACGCTGCCGCTGTTCGGTGATGCCCAGCTTGCATGCGCGAGCTGA
- the msrB gene encoding peptide-methionine (R)-S-oxide reductase MsrB, protein METYRKTDEAIAALTPEEFYVTQQSGTERPGTGALLHNKEPGIYVDIVSGEPLFASSDKYESGCGWPSFTKPIEPANVAELVDKSLFMTRTEVRSKHGDSHLGHVFPDGPRDRGGLRYCINSASLRFVHRDDMEAQGYGAYISQVEEVA, encoded by the coding sequence ATGGAAACCTATCGCAAGACGGACGAGGCGATCGCGGCGCTGACGCCTGAAGAATTTTATGTGACTCAGCAGAGCGGCACCGAACGGCCCGGCACCGGCGCCTTGCTCCACAACAAGGAGCCGGGCATCTATGTCGACATCGTCTCGGGGGAGCCGCTGTTCGCCAGCTCCGACAAGTATGAGTCCGGCTGCGGCTGGCCGAGCTTCACCAAGCCGATCGAGCCGGCGAACGTCGCCGAGCTGGTCGACAAGTCGCTGTTCATGACGCGCACCGAGGTCCGCTCCAAGCATGGCGACAGCCATCTCGGCCATGTCTTCCCGGATGGCCCGCGCGATCGCGGTGGTCTGCGCTATTGCATCAACTCGGCCTCGCTCCGCTTCGTCCACCGCGACGACATGGAGGCGCAGGGCTATGGCGCATATATTTCGCAAGTGGAGGAAGTCGCATGA
- a CDS encoding reverse transcriptase-like protein: MKIFFDGGSRPAGMELALVTGGRTIVHRDLGPGTSMDAEWLALIAAMRLAQELGLADPLLLGDAAAVIAQATGVAKCPPACAGHLGTLRALPSPPGRVRIRYLRRTQNLAGIALQRLHDR, encoded by the coding sequence GTGAAAATCTTCTTCGACGGCGGCAGCCGCCCGGCGGGCATGGAACTGGCGCTGGTGACGGGTGGCCGAACGATCGTTCACCGCGATCTCGGCCCCGGCACCAGCATGGACGCCGAATGGCTCGCGCTGATCGCGGCGATGCGGCTGGCGCAGGAGCTCGGGCTAGCCGATCCGTTGCTGCTGGGAGATGCCGCCGCGGTGATCGCTCAGGCGACTGGCGTGGCGAAATGCCCGCCAGCTTGTGCGGGGCATCTGGGAACACTCCGCGCGCTCCCGTCGCCGCCGGGCCGCGTGCGGATCCGCTACCTGCGTCGCACCCAGAACCTCGCCGGGATCGCGCTGCAACGGCTGCATGACCGCTGA
- a CDS encoding DUF3617 domain-containing protein codes for MRILILSALLLTLPAVGSAQSSMPERWDVTSTVVDMVVPGGPGFVLRMAKGKSRAEQKCVAAGHTVAALLTPDPKAQCRIDKQQIADGRYAQTLSCPRKRGGPMQVTRSGTYNASGFVGRAEMTGETPKGAMRVVLDQRAARVAGKCRS; via the coding sequence ATGCGCATATTGATCCTGTCGGCCCTTCTCCTGACACTGCCGGCGGTCGGCTCCGCCCAGTCATCCATGCCCGAGCGGTGGGATGTCACCTCGACGGTGGTCGATATGGTGGTGCCAGGCGGGCCCGGCTTCGTCCTGCGCATGGCGAAGGGGAAATCACGGGCGGAGCAGAAGTGCGTAGCGGCCGGACACACGGTCGCCGCGCTCCTGACCCCAGATCCCAAAGCGCAATGCCGGATCGACAAGCAGCAGATCGCCGACGGGCGCTATGCGCAGACGCTCAGCTGCCCGCGGAAGCGCGGTGGGCCGATGCAAGTCACGCGCAGCGGCACGTACAACGCGAGCGGCTTTGTCGGACGCGCCGAGATGACCGGCGAAACGCCGAAAGGCGCGATGCGCGTCGTCCTCGACCAGCGCGCGGCACGGGTCGCAGGAAAATGCCGCTCCTGA
- a CDS encoding pseudouridine synthase → MTLIAFNKPYDVLSQFTDRGSATTRPALSAFIDLPGVYPAGRLDRDSEGLLLLTDDGRLQARIADPKFKLPKTYLVQIEREPDSVALAALRTGVALNDGTTRPAEVERIDPPALWPRNPPIRVRASIPDCWLRLTIREGRNRQVRRMTAAVGHGTLRLVRWRIGEWSLDGLAPGEWRAV, encoded by the coding sequence ATGACGCTGATCGCGTTCAACAAACCGTATGACGTGCTGAGCCAGTTCACCGACCGCGGCAGCGCGACGACCCGCCCCGCGCTGTCGGCCTTCATCGACCTGCCCGGCGTCTATCCCGCCGGCCGGCTCGATCGCGACAGCGAGGGGTTGCTGCTGCTGACCGACGACGGGCGGCTCCAGGCGCGCATCGCCGACCCCAAGTTCAAGCTGCCCAAAACGTATCTCGTCCAGATCGAGCGCGAACCCGATTCCGTGGCGCTCGCTGCCCTGCGTACCGGCGTCGCGCTCAACGACGGCACGACGCGGCCCGCTGAGGTCGAGCGCATCGACCCGCCGGCCTTATGGCCGCGCAATCCGCCGATCCGCGTCCGCGCGAGCATCCCGGATTGCTGGCTGCGGCTGACGATCCGCGAAGGTCGCAACCGCCAGGTCCGCCGCATGACCGCGGCGGTCGGGCACGGCACGCTTCGGCTTGTACGCTGGCGCATCGGCGAATGGTCGCTCGATGGCCTCGCACCGGGTGAATGGCGGGCGGTGTGA
- the moaB gene encoding molybdenum cofactor biosynthesis protein B: MPIDETRTFIPVRIAVLTVSDTRGLAEDRSGDTLVARLTDAGHVLAERAILRDDADAIVATLHRWIDDEAVDCIITTGGTGVTGRDVTPEAIERVADKMIPGFGELFRWQSFQTIGTSTVQSRACACVARGTYIFALPGSTGAVKDGWDGILATQLDSRHMPCNFVELMPRLLER, translated from the coding sequence ATGCCGATCGACGAGACCCGCACCTTCATCCCCGTCCGCATCGCGGTGCTGACCGTCTCCGACACGCGCGGGCTGGCGGAGGATCGCTCGGGCGACACGCTCGTCGCGCGGCTGACCGACGCGGGGCACGTACTCGCCGAGCGCGCGATCCTGCGCGACGATGCCGATGCGATCGTCGCGACGCTGCACCGCTGGATCGACGACGAGGCGGTCGACTGCATCATCACTACCGGCGGCACCGGCGTGACCGGGCGCGACGTGACGCCCGAGGCGATCGAGCGCGTCGCGGACAAAATGATCCCGGGCTTTGGCGAACTCTTCCGCTGGCAATCGTTTCAGACGATCGGCACCTCGACCGTTCAGTCGCGCGCGTGCGCGTGTGTGGCGCGCGGCACCTATATCTTCGCGCTGCCCGGCTCGACCGGCGCGGTGAAGGACGGATGGGACGGCATCCTGGCGACTCAGCTCGACAGCCGGCACATGCCCTGCAACTTCGTCGAGTTGATGCCGCGGTTGCTGGAGCGGTAA
- a CDS encoding ABC transporter ATP-binding protein, whose amino-acid sequence MQPVISIRGLRKAYASGHQALKGIDLDIARGEIFALLGPNGAGKTTLIGAICGLVTPTGGTVLVDGHDHVRAYREARSRIGLVPQELSTDAFEPVGSTVAFSRGLFGYPPNPAFIEQLLRDLSLWDKRDAQIKELSGGMKRRVMIAKALAHEPEILFLDEPTAGVDVELRRDMWNMVRRLRERGVTIILTTHYIEEAEEMADRIGVIDRGELILVEDKVTLMKKLGRKALTIQLAEPLDAIPPELAEWQLELIGEGRELRYVFDRHAERTGVPSLLARLRDLNIGFSDLNTHQSSLEEIFVSLVNDRRAA is encoded by the coding sequence ATGCAGCCCGTCATCTCGATCCGTGGCCTCCGGAAGGCCTATGCCTCCGGTCATCAGGCGTTGAAGGGGATCGACCTCGATATCGCGCGCGGCGAGATCTTCGCGCTGCTCGGGCCGAACGGCGCGGGCAAGACGACGCTGATCGGCGCGATCTGCGGGCTGGTGACGCCGACCGGCGGGACCGTGCTGGTCGACGGGCACGATCACGTGCGCGCATATCGCGAGGCGCGCTCGCGCATTGGGCTGGTGCCGCAGGAGCTGAGCACCGATGCCTTCGAGCCGGTCGGCTCGACGGTGGCGTTCAGCCGCGGGCTGTTCGGCTATCCGCCCAACCCCGCCTTCATCGAGCAACTGCTGCGTGATCTGTCACTGTGGGACAAGCGCGATGCACAGATCAAGGAATTGTCGGGCGGGATGAAGCGCCGCGTGATGATTGCCAAGGCGCTGGCGCACGAACCCGAAATCCTGTTCCTCGACGAGCCGACCGCTGGCGTCGACGTCGAACTGCGGCGCGACATGTGGAACATGGTGCGGCGGCTGCGCGAACGCGGCGTCACGATCATCCTCACCACGCACTATATCGAGGAAGCCGAGGAAATGGCCGACCGGATCGGCGTGATCGATCGGGGCGAGCTGATCCTGGTCGAGGACAAGGTAACGCTGATGAAGAAGCTGGGGCGCAAGGCGCTGACGATCCAGCTCGCCGAGCCGCTCGATGCGATCCCGCCGGAGCTGGCCGAATGGCAGCTCGAGCTGATCGGCGAGGGTAGAGAATTGCGCTACGTGTTCGATCGTCATGCCGAGCGGACTGGCGTGCCATCGCTGCTGGCGCGGCTGCGCGACCTCAACATCGGCTTTTCCGACCTCAACACGCACCAAAGCTCGCTCGAGGAGATATTCGTGAGCCTCGTCAACGATCGGCGCGCGGCATGA
- a CDS encoding zinc-dependent alcohol dehydrogenase has product MLAMNYRGPYRVRADERPMPRILHPEDAIVRVTRSCICGSDLHLYHGMVPDTRVGMTFGHEFCGTVEQVGAEVRNLNVGDHVLVPFNIACGKCHFCQQGLFGNCHESNAQATAVGGIYGYSHTAGGYDGGQAQYVRVPYADVGPMVIPDWMDPDDAVLLTDVVPTGYQAAEMGGIQPGDTVVVFGAGPVGLMAARSAWLFGASRVIVIDHVEYRLDFARVFGPAEVYNFREIDDMVVFLKKLTDSLGPDVCIDAVGGDAAGSAIQTLLGTKLKLEAGNAIALHWAINSVKKGGIVSIVGVYGPTGNIIPIGNVVNKGITIRANQASVKRLLPRLIDHIKNGHMNPKAMITHRVPLTDVADAYHIFAAKLDGCIKPVLLPNGL; this is encoded by the coding sequence ATGCTGGCGATGAACTATCGTGGTCCCTATCGGGTGCGGGCCGACGAACGGCCGATGCCGCGCATCCTGCACCCCGAGGATGCGATCGTCCGCGTGACGCGATCGTGCATCTGCGGATCGGACTTGCATCTCTATCACGGCATGGTGCCCGACACGCGCGTGGGCATGACGTTCGGGCATGAATTCTGCGGCACGGTGGAGCAGGTCGGCGCCGAAGTGCGGAACCTGAACGTGGGCGATCACGTGCTGGTCCCGTTCAACATCGCCTGCGGCAAATGCCATTTCTGCCAGCAGGGCCTGTTCGGCAATTGCCACGAATCGAACGCGCAAGCGACCGCGGTCGGCGGGATCTACGGCTATTCACACACCGCCGGCGGCTACGATGGCGGGCAGGCGCAATATGTCCGCGTGCCCTATGCCGATGTCGGCCCGATGGTGATCCCCGACTGGATGGACCCCGACGATGCGGTGCTGCTGACCGACGTGGTGCCGACCGGCTATCAGGCGGCCGAAATGGGCGGCATTCAGCCGGGCGACACGGTGGTCGTGTTCGGCGCCGGGCCGGTGGGGCTGATGGCGGCACGCTCGGCGTGGCTGTTCGGCGCGAGCCGCGTGATCGTGATTGATCATGTCGAATATCGGCTGGATTTCGCCCGCGTCTTCGGCCCGGCCGAGGTCTACAATTTCCGCGAGATCGACGACATGGTCGTCTTTCTGAAGAAGCTGACCGACTCGCTTGGGCCAGACGTATGCATCGATGCGGTCGGCGGCGACGCGGCGGGCAGCGCGATCCAGACGCTGCTCGGCACGAAGCTGAAGCTGGAGGCGGGCAATGCGATCGCGCTCCACTGGGCGATCAATTCGGTGAAGAAGGGCGGAATCGTCTCGATCGTCGGCGTCTATGGCCCGACCGGGAACATCATCCCGATTGGCAATGTCGTGAACAAGGGCATCACGATCCGCGCCAACCAGGCCTCGGTGAAGCGCCTGCTGCCGCGGCTGATCGATCATATCAAGAACGGGCACATGAACCCCAAGGCGATGATCACGCACCGCGTGCCGCTGACCGACGTGGCGGACGCCTACCATATCTTCGCCGCGAAGCTCGACGGCTGCATCAAGCCGGTGCTTCTGCCGAACGGCCTGTAA
- a CDS encoding NAD(P)/FAD-dependent oxidoreductase, which produces MIRITELKLPLRHVEDDLPAAIVRRLCIGPAELRNYAVARRGHDARARGKIALVYAVDVDVMDEAALLARFADDRNVQRTPDTSYRPVAIAPAGAARPVVIGAGPCGLFAALILAQMGHRPIVLDRGKVVRERTKDTWGLWRRGVLNPESNAQFGEGGAGTFSDGKLYSRIKDPRHLNRKVLNEFVAAGAPPEILTEAHPHIGTFRLVTMVESMRASIEALGGEYRFGTRVDGLDIAETGGERHVRGVHLSDGGYLAADRVVLAVGHSARDTFAMLHAAGVFVEAKPFSVGVRIEHPQSWIDRARFGDDAGHPILGAAEYHISHHCSNGRTVYSFCMCPGGTVVAATSEEGHVATNGMSQYSRNERNANSGFVVAIDPARDYPGDPLAGLALQRDLETRAFVAGGSNYKAPAQRLGDFLAGRASTTLGNVVPSYRPGVTPADLADCLPDFAVAAMREALPVFGRQIKGYDDPDVVMTGVETRTSSPVRFTRGKDMQSLNTRGLFPAGEGAGYAGGILSAAVDGIKAAEAVALSLAA; this is translated from the coding sequence ATGATCCGCATCACCGAACTGAAACTGCCGCTCCGCCACGTCGAGGACGACCTGCCCGCCGCGATCGTCCGGCGGCTCTGCATCGGGCCGGCGGAGTTGCGGAACTACGCCGTCGCGCGCCGCGGCCACGATGCACGCGCGCGGGGAAAAATCGCGCTGGTATATGCGGTCGACGTCGATGTCATGGACGAAGCCGCGTTGCTCGCGCGCTTCGCGGATGACCGTAACGTCCAGCGCACCCCCGACACCAGCTACCGCCCGGTCGCCATTGCACCCGCCGGTGCCGCGCGCCCGGTGGTGATCGGCGCGGGGCCGTGCGGGCTGTTCGCCGCGCTGATCCTCGCGCAGATGGGCCACCGCCCGATCGTGCTCGATCGCGGCAAGGTGGTGCGCGAGCGCACGAAGGACACCTGGGGGCTGTGGCGACGTGGCGTGCTGAACCCCGAATCGAACGCGCAGTTCGGCGAGGGCGGGGCGGGCACCTTCTCCGACGGCAAGCTCTACAGCCGGATCAAGGATCCGCGGCACCTCAACCGCAAGGTGCTCAACGAATTCGTCGCGGCCGGCGCCCCGCCCGAGATCCTCACCGAAGCGCATCCGCATATCGGCACCTTCCGGCTCGTCACGATGGTTGAGAGCATGCGCGCCTCGATCGAGGCACTCGGCGGCGAATACCGTTTCGGCACCCGCGTCGATGGCCTCGACATCGCCGAGACGGGTGGCGAGCGACACGTCCGCGGGGTGCACCTCAGCGACGGCGGGTATCTCGCCGCCGATCGTGTCGTCCTCGCGGTCGGGCACAGTGCGCGCGATACGTTCGCGATGCTCCACGCAGCGGGCGTGTTCGTCGAGGCCAAGCCCTTCTCGGTCGGCGTGCGGATCGAACATCCGCAATCGTGGATCGATCGCGCGCGCTTCGGCGACGACGCCGGCCACCCGATCCTCGGCGCGGCGGAATATCACATCTCGCATCACTGCTCGAACGGCCGCACCGTCTACAGCTTCTGCATGTGCCCGGGCGGCACCGTCGTCGCCGCCACGTCGGAGGAAGGCCATGTCGCGACCAACGGCATGAGCCAATATTCGCGCAACGAACGCAACGCGAATTCGGGCTTCGTCGTCGCGATCGATCCCGCGCGCGACTACCCCGGCGATCCGCTCGCCGGCTTGGCATTGCAACGGGATCTCGAAACGCGCGCCTTCGTCGCCGGCGGTTCGAACTACAAGGCGCCGGCGCAGCGGCTCGGCGATTTCCTCGCCGGCCGCGCCTCGACCACGCTGGGCAATGTCGTGCCGTCGTACCGCCCCGGCGTGACCCCGGCCGATCTCGCCGATTGCCTCCCCGACTTCGCGGTCGCCGCGATGCGCGAGGCGCTCCCGGTCTTCGGCCGCCAGATCAAGGGCTATGACGATCCCGATGTGGTGATGACCGGCGTCGAGACGCGCACCTCCTCGCCGGTGAGGTTCACCCGCGGCAAGGACATGCAGAGCCTCAACACGCGCGGGCTGTTCCCGGCGGGCGAGGGGGCGGGCTATGCCGGCGGCATCCTCTCGGCGGCGGTCGACGGGATCAAGGCGGCGGAGGCGGTGGCGCTGAGCCTCGCGGCATGA
- a CDS encoding ABC transporter permease: protein MSASTKRAASFNARGVWAIYRFEMHRFRRTLWTGLAVPVITTTLYFVVFGSAIGSRMTEVSGIPYGSFIVPGLMMLSLFQESTFNGAFGIHMPRFTGTIYELLSAPMSPFESVLGYVGAAATKAVVVAMVILATAHLFVDVEVAHPFAMFGFLLLVACAFSLFGFVLGVWAKGFEQLQVIPLLIVTPLTFLGGAFYSLDMLPEPWRTVTLFNPVAYLINGFRWTFFNVADVSPLISLAVTAGFLAVCLGAVWWIFRTGYRLKT, encoded by the coding sequence ATGAGCGCGAGCACAAAGCGGGCCGCCAGCTTCAACGCGCGCGGCGTCTGGGCGATCTATCGCTTCGAGATGCACCGCTTCCGCCGCACCTTGTGGACCGGGCTCGCCGTGCCGGTGATCACCACGACGCTGTATTTCGTCGTCTTCGGATCGGCGATCGGTTCGCGCATGACCGAGGTGAGCGGCATCCCCTACGGCAGCTTCATCGTGCCCGGGCTGATGATGCTGTCGCTGTTCCAGGAAAGCACCTTCAATGGCGCGTTCGGCATTCACATGCCGCGCTTTACCGGCACGATCTACGAACTGCTCTCCGCGCCGATGTCGCCGTTCGAATCCGTGCTCGGCTATGTCGGGGCGGCGGCGACCAAGGCGGTCGTGGTGGCGATGGTGATCCTGGCTACCGCGCATCTGTTCGTCGACGTTGAGGTCGCGCATCCGTTCGCGATGTTCGGCTTCCTGTTGCTGGTCGCGTGCGCCTTCTCGCTGTTCGGCTTCGTGCTTGGCGTGTGGGCCAAGGGGTTCGAACAATTGCAGGTGATCCCGCTGCTGATCGTGACGCCGCTGACATTCCTGGGCGGCGCCTTCTATTCGCTCGACATGCTGCCCGAGCCGTGGCGCACGGTGACGCTGTTCAACCCGGTCGCGTATCTCATCAACGGCTTCCGCTGGACCTTCTTCAACGTGGCAGACGTATCGCCGCTGATCAGCCTGGCAGTGACGGCAGGTTTCTTGGCGGTGTGCCTTGGCGCGGTATGGTGGATCTTTCGCACGGGATACCGGCTGAAGACCTGA
- a CDS encoding TetR/AcrR family transcriptional regulator produces METATLPAPKGRPREFCTDAALAAALRVFWSKGYEGASLAELTEAMGITKPSLYAAFGNKEALFHKALDLYEAEKMAYTREALQQPTARAVAEYYMRGALDAQMSSCEPKGCLGVISSVACGAEAEAIKADVVARRASSQRMLVERFEQAQRDGDLPAHVDPAGLTTYLIALLQGMAVQAGSGATRAALEQLIDTSMAVWPSK; encoded by the coding sequence ATGGAAACCGCTACCCTCCCTGCCCCCAAGGGTCGCCCCCGCGAATTCTGCACCGATGCGGCGCTGGCGGCGGCGCTTCGCGTGTTCTGGAGCAAGGGCTATGAGGGCGCGTCGCTCGCCGAGCTGACCGAGGCGATGGGCATCACCAAGCCAAGCCTCTATGCCGCGTTCGGCAACAAGGAAGCGTTGTTCCACAAGGCGCTCGACCTCTACGAGGCCGAGAAGATGGCCTATACGCGCGAGGCGCTGCAGCAGCCGACGGCACGCGCGGTGGCGGAATATTATATGCGCGGCGCGCTCGATGCGCAGATGAGCAGCTGCGAGCCCAAGGGGTGCCTCGGCGTCATCAGCTCGGTGGCGTGCGGCGCGGAAGCCGAGGCGATCAAGGCCGACGTGGTCGCGCGGCGGGCATCGTCGCAGCGCATGCTGGTCGAGCGGTTCGAGCAGGCGCAGCGCGATGGCGATCTCCCCGCGCATGTCGACCCCGCGGGGCTGACGACGTACCTCATCGCGCTGTTGCAGGGGATGGCGGTGCAGGCCGGATCGGGCGCGACACGCGCGGCGCTCGAGCAGCTGATCGACACGAGCATGGCGGTGTGGCCGAGCAAGTGA
- the msrA gene encoding peptide-methionine (S)-S-oxide reductase MsrA, with protein MSTERAVLAGGCFWGMQDLIRKLPGVVSTRVGYSGGEVPNATYRNHGNHAEAIEIVYDSERTSYRALLEFFFQIHDPTTPNRQGNDRGASYRSAIFYADDAQKAAAYDTIADVEASGLWPGKVVTEVSPLGDFWEAEPEHQDYLERIPHGYTCHFVRPDWKLPHRATAAADAA; from the coding sequence ATGAGCACTGAACGTGCCGTTCTCGCCGGTGGCTGTTTTTGGGGGATGCAGGATCTGATCCGCAAGCTTCCCGGCGTCGTCTCGACGCGCGTCGGATACTCCGGCGGAGAAGTCCCCAACGCGACGTATCGCAACCACGGCAACCATGCCGAAGCGATCGAGATCGTCTATGATTCCGAGCGCACCAGCTATCGCGCGCTGCTCGAATTCTTCTTCCAGATCCACGATCCGACGACGCCTAACCGGCAAGGCAATGATCGCGGCGCAAGCTATCGCTCGGCGATCTTCTACGCCGACGACGCGCAGAAGGCCGCGGCTTACGACACGATCGCCGATGTCGAGGCATCGGGGCTGTGGCCGGGCAAGGTGGTGACCGAAGTGTCGCCACTTGGCGACTTCTGGGAAGCCGAGCCCGAGCATCAGGATTATCTCGAGCGCATCCCGCACGGTTATACCTGCCACTTCGTGCGACCGGATTGGAAGCTGCCGCATCGCGCAACGGCAGCCGCCGACGCCGCCTGA
- a CDS encoding glutaredoxin domain-containing protein has protein sequence MADTKTATLYRMVLPDHTCPFGVRAKEQLEAAGYAVEDHILSAREEVDAFKQEHGVATTPQVFIDGERIGGSDELARYLTD, from the coding sequence ATGGCCGATACCAAGACCGCGACCTTGTACCGCATGGTGCTGCCCGACCATACCTGCCCGTTCGGCGTGCGCGCCAAGGAACAGCTCGAAGCAGCAGGCTACGCCGTTGAGGATCACATCCTGTCCGCACGCGAGGAGGTTGATGCGTTCAAACAGGAGCATGGTGTCGCGACGACACCGCAGGTCTTCATCGACGGCGAGCGGATCGGCGGCAGCGACGAACTCGCGCGCTACCTGACCGATTGA